One window from the genome of Cricetulus griseus strain 17A/GY chromosome 2, alternate assembly CriGri-PICRH-1.0, whole genome shotgun sequence encodes:
- the LOC100755728 gene encoding olfactory receptor 10AD1, whose translation MTPIHCSLTYPSFLPSRSRLQRVDQQNSSTVSEFILVGFEQSPPSTQASLFTLFLALYSLAMAMNGLIIFITWTDPRLNSPMYFFLGHLSFLDICFITTTIPQMLIHLVTKNHIVSFASCLTQMYLVFGVGVAECILLAFMAYDRYVAICHPLNYAQIISRQMCVRLVLTSWIFGMVNGILLDYMTFRGPFCRENHIENFFCEAPIVISLSCGDPKFSLKVIFLDAIVVLLSPMVLIVTSYARILASILSRASSSGRGKTFSTCASHLTVVIFFYTSAMFSYMNPRSTHGPDKDKPFSLLYTIITPMCNPVIYSFRNKEMKGAMRRALGRGNLAQAESV comes from the coding sequence ATGACTCCAATACACTGTTCACTCacatatccttccttccttccctctcgaAGCAGACTCCAAAGGGTAGACCAACAGAACAGCAGCACAGTGTCAGAGTTCATACTCGTGGGCTTTGAGCAGAGTCCCCCTTCCACTCAGGCATCGCTCTTCACCCTCTTCTTGGCTCTCTACAGCCTCGCCATGGCCATGAATGGCCTCATCATCTTCATAACCTGGACTGACCCCAGACTCAACagccccatgtacttcttccttggACACCTGTCTTTCCTGGACATCTgtttcatcaccaccaccatccctcAGATGTTGATCCATCTGGTGACCAAGAATCACATTGTCTCCTTTGCCTCCTGTTTGACTCAGATGTATCTGGTCTTTGGTGTGGGTGTGGCTGAGTGCATCCTCTTGGCTTTCATGGCCTATGACCGGTATGTTGCAATCTGCCACCCACTGAACTATGCCCAGATCATAAGTCGGCAGATGTGTGTCAGGCTGGTGCTGACTTCTTGGATCTTTGGGATGGTCAATGGCATCCTTCTTGATTACATGACATTTCGGGGTCCCTTCTGCAGAGAAAACCACATAGAAAACTTCTTCTGTGAGGCCCCCATAGTGATTTCTCTCTCCTGTGGGGACCCTAAGTTCAGCCTGAAGGTGATCTTTCTTGATGCCATTGTGGTGCTGCTCAGCCCCATGGTGCTCATTGTCACCTCCTATGCCCGCATCCTGGCCTCCATCCTTAGCAGAGCCTCCTCCTCAGGTAGGGGGAAGACATTCTCCACTTGTGCCTCCCACCTGACTGTGGTCATCTTTTTCTACACCTCAGCCATGTTCTCCTACATGAATCCCCGCAGCACACACGGGCCTGACAAAGACaagcctttctccctcctctatACCATCATCACCCCCATGTGCAACCCCGTCATCTACAGCTTCCGCAACAAGGAAATGAAGGGGGCCATGCGGAGGGCCCTGGGGAGAGGCAACCTGGCTCAGGCAGAATCTGTCTAG